The following are encoded together in the Paludisphaera mucosa genome:
- a CDS encoding PA0069 family radical SAM protein has translation MSGERIPPKGRGAGFNPPNRFDRVHHEVELENVQDDAEYLEGLRRPETEFLDDKSRSIIAENDSPDVGFDASVNPYRGCEHGCIYCYARPTHEYLGMSAGLDFETKILVKRDAPALLRAALDSPRWKPRVLAMSGVTDPYQPIERKLRLTRACLEVMAEYRQAVTIVTKNRLVVRDLDLLSGLAAHRAAGVFVSITTLNPAMAAELEPRTSRPAGRLAAIRALSEAGVPTGVMVAPVIPGLTDHEMPAILEAAAKAGARTAGFVSVRLPMAVAPLFTEWLERHHPDAKDKILDRIRSMHGGKLYDSRFGDRMRGEGPIADIIARMFKTSCRRLDLNTQPWPVTAAAFRKPPKDGDQMRLFE, from the coding sequence ATGAGCGGCGAGCGCATCCCGCCGAAGGGCCGAGGGGCCGGCTTCAACCCCCCGAACCGCTTCGACCGCGTCCATCACGAAGTCGAGCTGGAAAACGTCCAGGACGACGCCGAGTATCTGGAAGGCCTGCGCCGGCCCGAGACCGAGTTCCTCGACGACAAGTCGCGGTCGATCATCGCCGAGAACGACAGCCCCGACGTCGGCTTCGACGCCAGCGTCAACCCCTATCGCGGCTGCGAACACGGATGCATCTACTGCTACGCCCGACCCACACATGAGTATCTCGGGATGTCCGCGGGCCTGGATTTCGAGACCAAGATCCTGGTGAAGCGCGACGCCCCCGCGCTCCTGCGGGCGGCGCTCGACTCGCCGCGGTGGAAGCCCCGGGTCCTGGCGATGAGCGGCGTGACCGACCCCTATCAGCCGATCGAGCGGAAGCTCCGCCTGACGCGAGCCTGCCTGGAAGTGATGGCCGAGTATCGCCAGGCGGTGACGATCGTGACCAAGAACCGGCTCGTCGTCCGCGACCTCGACCTGCTCTCGGGCCTGGCCGCGCATCGGGCGGCGGGGGTCTTCGTCTCGATCACGACCCTGAACCCGGCGATGGCGGCCGAGCTGGAGCCCCGCACGAGCCGGCCCGCGGGGCGGCTGGCGGCGATCCGCGCGCTCTCGGAGGCCGGCGTGCCGACGGGCGTGATGGTCGCCCCGGTGATCCCGGGCCTGACCGACCACGAGATGCCGGCGATCCTCGAAGCGGCCGCGAAGGCGGGGGCGAGGACGGCCGGCTTCGTCTCCGTCCGGCTGCCGATGGCCGTCGCCCCGCTGTTCACGGAATGGCTCGAACGCCACCACCCCGACGCCAAGGACAAGATCCTCGACCGCATCCGCTCGATGCACGGCGGCAAGCTCTACGACTCGCGATTCGGCGACCGGATGCGCGGCGAGGGCCCGATCGCCGACATCATCGCCCGCATGTTCAAGACCTCCTGCCGCCGCCTCGACCTCAACACCCAGCCCTGGCCCGTCACCGCCGCGGCCTTCCGCAAGCCGCCGAAGGACGGCGACCAGATGCGGCTGTTCGAGTGA
- a CDS encoding DUF1559 domain-containing protein, whose translation MSSPRPSGTMRSGFTLIELLVVIAIIAVLIALLLPAVQSAREAARRTQCTNNLKQMGLGVANFENSNGHLPQGPYDGDPNAVTTGGAVDNAGRNYDGQDVCCNAASPKGWNQFFKILPYMEQQALFNLANFDKPAVHTGRDLVANNEILISTIAVAGFYCPTRRTNERYGSDPTAMTSRCDYAGCAGFMEGEYFGCDGKTFIPGAPNGISPAYGIRAASNGEINRGNKAGYKGAILWSGKGAKRYWADFKDGTSNSIVFAEKSQPVKTVGADGGDNERWMNSGWDEDCIRWHFFPLPDNQAPALNGVCQSPPKPDTGSTLWRRQFGGPHPGGLNALLGDGSVRFIKYSVNPTTFRKLAVIDDQEVLSSDEY comes from the coding sequence GTGTCCTCGCCCCGCCCCTCCGGGACGATGCGCTCGGGGTTCACCCTCATCGAGCTGCTCGTCGTCATCGCGATCATCGCCGTGCTGATCGCCCTCCTCCTCCCCGCCGTCCAATCCGCCCGCGAAGCCGCCCGCCGCACCCAGTGCACGAACAACCTGAAGCAGATGGGTCTGGGAGTCGCCAACTTCGAGAATTCCAACGGCCACCTGCCTCAGGGGCCGTACGACGGCGACCCCAACGCCGTCACCACCGGCGGGGCCGTCGACAACGCCGGCCGCAACTACGACGGCCAGGACGTCTGCTGCAACGCCGCTTCGCCCAAGGGCTGGAACCAGTTCTTCAAGATCCTGCCCTACATGGAGCAGCAGGCCCTCTTCAACCTGGCCAACTTCGACAAGCCGGCCGTCCACACCGGTCGCGACCTCGTCGCCAACAACGAGATCCTGATCTCCACCATCGCCGTCGCCGGCTTCTACTGCCCCACCCGGCGCACGAACGAGCGTTACGGCAGCGACCCGACCGCGATGACGTCGCGCTGCGACTACGCCGGCTGCGCGGGGTTCATGGAGGGGGAGTACTTCGGCTGCGACGGCAAGACGTTCATCCCCGGCGCGCCCAACGGCATCAGCCCGGCCTACGGCATCCGCGCCGCGTCGAACGGCGAGATCAACCGCGGCAACAAGGCCGGCTACAAGGGCGCCATCCTCTGGTCCGGCAAGGGTGCCAAGCGCTACTGGGCCGACTTCAAGGACGGCACCTCGAACTCGATCGTCTTCGCCGAGAAGAGCCAGCCGGTGAAGACGGTGGGCGCCGACGGCGGCGACAACGAGCGCTGGATGAACAGCGGCTGGGACGAGGACTGCATCCGCTGGCACTTCTTCCCGCTCCCGGACAACCAGGCCCCGGCCCTCAACGGCGTCTGCCAGTCGCCCCCCAAGCCCGACACCGGCAGCACCCTCTGGCGGCGTCAGTTCGGCGGGCCCCACCCCGGCGGCCTGAACGCGCTGCTCGGCGACGGCTCGGTGCGGTTCATCAAGTACTCGGTGAACCCCACGACCTTCCGCAAGCTCGCCGTGATCGACGACCAGGAAGTCCTCAGCTCGGACGAATATTGA
- a CDS encoding pseudouridine synthase, translated as MPRTIKLFKPYDALCQFTDGQGRATLADFVPIPGVYAAGRLDRDSEGLLLLTDEGPLAHRLTDPRFEHPKSYLVQVERIPDAAALEALRRGVTLADGPTRPAEVESLDVPPDLPDRPVPIRFRKNVPTAWIRLTIREGRNRQVRRMTAAVGFPTLRLVRWAIGAVTLEGLQPGAWADLSPAEDEALRSLLSSPRPRGPDPPRRRPGRR; from the coding sequence ATGCCTCGCACGATCAAGCTGTTCAAGCCGTACGACGCCCTCTGCCAGTTCACCGACGGCCAGGGCCGGGCGACGCTCGCGGATTTCGTCCCGATCCCGGGCGTCTACGCCGCCGGCCGGCTCGACCGCGACAGCGAAGGCCTGCTCCTTCTGACCGACGAAGGGCCGCTCGCGCATCGCCTGACCGACCCCCGGTTCGAGCACCCCAAGTCCTACCTCGTGCAGGTCGAGCGCATCCCCGACGCCGCCGCGCTGGAAGCCCTTCGTCGCGGCGTGACGCTCGCCGACGGGCCGACCCGCCCGGCCGAGGTCGAGTCCCTGGACGTCCCCCCAGACCTCCCCGATCGCCCCGTCCCCATCCGCTTCCGCAAGAACGTCCCCACCGCCTGGATCCGCCTGACGATCCGCGAAGGCCGGAACCGCCAGGTGCGCCGGATGACCGCCGCCGTGGGCTTCCCCACCCTCCGGCTGGTCCGCTGGGCGATCGGCGCGGTGACGCTCGAAGGGCTCCAACCCGGTGCGTGGGCGGACCTTTCCCCGGCCGAGGACGAGGCCCTCCGCTCGCTCCTCAGCTCGCCCCGACCGCGCGGGCCGGACCCGCCGAGACGGCGGCCCGGACGACGTTGA
- the sppA gene encoding signal peptide peptidase SppA has protein sequence MTSRRSWFHLTLAAAIAAGAWGGRPARAQEKPPEAEAKKAEPEKKPEPPKPRIAVFRLSGAIKETPTDDVFNFGGESSTPLWTLVERLDKAAKDPAVKAVVVILESPTIGPAQVSELRQAFERVKAAGKEVIGHADNVGSLGQYVLLSGASRLSVVPTADLWITGIYGEAPYLRHMLEKIGVKPDFLTCGDYKSAAEMFMRDGPSKEAESMQNWLLDSLFDTMVARIAAGRKVSPELVKAWIDSGPHTAEKAKSLGVLDAVEHRQELEAHLKKTYGADVVLDRKYGKKEEPKLDASTPFGIFKFFGDVMAASKVDKKKPAVGVVYVDGPIVVDKSAGMSAFQDGEAASTTIRRALDDAANDDSIKAVVLRVDSPGGSALASEIILDATRRVKAKKPLVVSMGDVAGSGGYYVACASDAVFADEATITGSIGVVSGKMAVGGLYEKLGVAFKAYRRGQNAGMLASGDLFTPAERLKMQSYMDEIYGVFKGHVVAIRGGKLKKPIDDLAGGRVYTGKQAIELGLVDKLGGFHDAVAHAAEAAKIADYDVRTIPRAKSILEEIVEQSSGDDDRKGLVRSAVPSSILLEQAAPILKALDPARADAVRTALGRLELIRREGVVAMMPELGLGR, from the coding sequence ATGACGAGCAGACGAAGTTGGTTCCACCTCACCCTGGCCGCGGCGATCGCGGCGGGCGCCTGGGGCGGTCGGCCGGCGCGGGCGCAGGAGAAGCCCCCGGAGGCCGAGGCCAAGAAGGCCGAGCCCGAGAAGAAGCCCGAGCCGCCCAAGCCCCGCATCGCCGTCTTCCGGCTCTCGGGCGCGATCAAGGAGACGCCCACCGACGACGTCTTCAACTTCGGCGGCGAGTCGTCGACGCCCCTCTGGACGCTCGTCGAGCGACTCGACAAGGCGGCGAAGGATCCGGCCGTCAAGGCGGTCGTCGTGATCCTGGAGAGCCCGACCATCGGCCCCGCGCAGGTCAGCGAGCTGCGGCAGGCGTTCGAGCGGGTCAAGGCGGCGGGCAAGGAGGTGATCGGCCACGCCGACAACGTCGGCAGCCTGGGCCAGTATGTGCTGCTCAGCGGGGCCTCGCGGCTCAGCGTCGTCCCCACCGCCGACCTCTGGATCACCGGCATCTACGGCGAGGCGCCCTACCTCCGCCACATGCTGGAGAAGATCGGCGTGAAGCCCGACTTCCTCACCTGCGGCGACTACAAGAGCGCCGCCGAGATGTTCATGCGCGACGGCCCCAGCAAGGAGGCCGAGTCGATGCAGAACTGGCTGCTCGACAGCCTGTTCGACACGATGGTCGCCCGGATCGCCGCCGGCCGCAAGGTCAGCCCCGAGCTGGTCAAGGCCTGGATCGACAGCGGCCCGCACACCGCCGAGAAGGCCAAATCGCTGGGCGTCCTCGACGCCGTCGAGCACCGCCAGGAGCTTGAGGCGCACCTCAAGAAGACCTACGGCGCCGACGTGGTCCTCGACCGCAAGTACGGCAAGAAGGAGGAGCCCAAGCTCGACGCCTCGACGCCGTTCGGGATCTTCAAGTTCTTCGGCGACGTGATGGCGGCCTCGAAGGTCGACAAGAAGAAGCCGGCCGTGGGGGTCGTCTACGTCGACGGCCCGATCGTGGTCGACAAGTCGGCCGGGATGTCCGCCTTCCAGGACGGCGAGGCCGCCTCGACGACCATCCGCCGGGCCCTCGACGACGCGGCCAACGACGACTCGATCAAGGCCGTCGTCCTCCGCGTCGACTCGCCGGGCGGCTCGGCGCTGGCCAGCGAGATCATCCTCGACGCCACTCGCCGCGTGAAGGCGAAGAAGCCGCTCGTCGTCTCGATGGGCGACGTCGCCGGCAGCGGCGGCTACTACGTCGCCTGCGCGTCCGACGCCGTCTTCGCCGACGAGGCCACCATCACCGGCTCCATCGGCGTCGTCAGCGGCAAGATGGCGGTCGGCGGCCTCTACGAGAAGCTCGGCGTCGCGTTCAAGGCCTACCGACGCGGCCAGAACGCCGGCATGCTCGCCTCGGGCGACCTCTTCACGCCGGCCGAACGCCTCAAGATGCAGAGCTACATGGACGAGATCTACGGCGTCTTCAAGGGCCACGTCGTCGCCATCCGCGGCGGCAAGCTCAAGAAGCCGATCGACGACCTCGCCGGCGGCCGCGTCTACACCGGCAAGCAGGCGATCGAACTGGGCCTGGTCGACAAGCTCGGCGGCTTCCACGACGCGGTCGCGCACGCCGCCGAGGCCGCCAAGATCGCCGACTACGACGTCCGCACGATCCCCCGCGCCAAGTCGATCCTCGAAGAGATCGTCGAGCAGTCCTCGGGCGACGACGACCGCAAGGGCCTCGTCCGCTCGGCCGTGCCGTCCTCGATCCTCCTCGAACAGGCCGCGCCGATCCTGAAGGCCCTCGACCCCGCCCGCGCCGACGCCGTCCGGACGGCCCTCGGCCGCCTGGAGCTGATCCGCCGCGAGGGCGTCGTCGCCATGATGCCCGAGCTGGGCCTCGGCCGTTGA
- a CDS encoding arylsulfatase B: MRPDRTRTLILGLAAILATAADARCEERPNIVVILADDLGNADLGYRGSPIRTPNIDGLAKGGVRLESYYGLPLCTPARAALLTGRYPMRQGLQTLVIFPSHKYGLPTDETTLPQALKEAGYQTAMVGKWHLGHADRKYWPQNRGFDHFYGNLVGEVDYFTKERGGVIDWQRNGTFLREEGYYTDLIGAEAVGLIENHDAAKPLFLYVASLAAHAPYQAPREAIDAYKDVFPDDQKRTYAAMITSMDAMIGRIVSALDKKGMRENTVIFFTTDNGGATSSLFATGARSREEREHEIGAKPPCSNAPFRGGKGTLHEGGVRLPAIVNWPARLKPAVVDAPLHHVDLMPTLLAIAGAKGDPAKPFDGRDASDALAEGKPSPHEDILINVEVFRGAIRKGDWKLIKVATLPGKTELFDVAKDPGETHNLAAERPDVVKDLEARLLAYAKEQKMSEWLKSQVDYLGFQSGTVLDPDYDIDGGLPTEKPALPPK, translated from the coding sequence ATGCGACCCGACCGAACGCGAACGCTCATCCTGGGACTCGCCGCGATCCTCGCCACGGCCGCCGACGCCCGGTGTGAGGAGCGGCCGAACATCGTCGTGATTCTCGCCGACGACCTCGGCAACGCCGACCTCGGCTACCGGGGCAGCCCGATCCGGACCCCCAACATCGACGGCCTGGCCAAAGGGGGCGTGCGGCTGGAATCCTACTACGGTCTACCGCTCTGCACGCCCGCCCGAGCGGCCCTGCTGACCGGCCGTTACCCGATGCGGCAAGGCCTGCAAACGCTTGTGATCTTCCCCAGCCACAAGTACGGCCTGCCCACCGACGAGACGACGCTGCCCCAGGCGCTGAAGGAAGCCGGCTACCAGACGGCCATGGTCGGCAAGTGGCACCTCGGCCACGCCGACCGAAAGTACTGGCCGCAGAACCGCGGGTTCGACCACTTCTACGGCAACCTCGTCGGCGAGGTCGACTACTTCACGAAGGAGCGCGGCGGCGTCATCGACTGGCAGCGCAACGGCACGTTCCTGCGCGAGGAAGGCTATTACACCGACCTGATCGGCGCCGAGGCCGTCGGCCTGATCGAGAATCACGACGCCGCCAAGCCCCTCTTCCTGTACGTCGCCTCGCTGGCGGCCCACGCGCCGTATCAGGCCCCCCGCGAGGCGATCGACGCGTACAAGGACGTCTTCCCGGACGATCAGAAGCGGACCTACGCGGCGATGATCACGAGCATGGACGCCATGATCGGGCGGATCGTCTCCGCGCTGGACAAGAAGGGGATGCGGGAGAACACCGTCATCTTCTTCACAACGGACAACGGCGGGGCCACAAGCTCGCTGTTCGCGACCGGCGCACGCTCGCGGGAGGAGCGCGAGCACGAGATCGGCGCCAAGCCGCCGTGCTCGAACGCGCCCTTCCGCGGCGGCAAGGGGACGCTCCACGAGGGCGGCGTGCGGCTGCCTGCGATCGTCAACTGGCCCGCCAGGCTCAAGCCCGCCGTCGTCGACGCGCCGCTGCACCACGTCGACCTGATGCCGACCCTGCTCGCGATCGCCGGGGCCAAGGGCGATCCGGCCAAACCCTTCGACGGTCGCGACGCCTCCGACGCCCTCGCCGAGGGCAAGCCCTCGCCGCATGAAGACATCCTGATCAACGTCGAGGTCTTCCGTGGCGCGATCCGCAAGGGCGACTGGAAGCTCATCAAGGTCGCCACCCTCCCCGGGAAGACCGAGCTGTTCGACGTGGCGAAGGACCCCGGCGAGACGCACAACCTCGCGGCGGAGCGCCCGGACGTGGTGAAGGACCTCGAAGCCCGCCTCCTCGCCTACGCGAAGGAGCAGAAGATGAGCGAGTGGCTCAAGTCGCAGGTCGACTACCTCGGCTTCCAGAGCGGGACCGTCCTCGATCCCGACTACGACATCGACGGCGGCCTGCCGACCGAGAAGCCCGCGCTGCCGCCGAAGTGA
- a CDS encoding Bcr/CflA family multidrug efflux MFS transporter, with amino-acid sequence MAHFETSDRPGRAGVGPGLRFLILLGLLDAFGPLGIDMYLPAFPEIARDLHAEGGRVELTLSLFLAGLAIGQLICGPISDRIGRRKPLLFGAAAFALASVVCAFTRSIEALIAARFVMGLAGATGMVVARAVVRDSFEEADSARVYSMLMLVIGVAPIISPTLGAWVMTLGGWPAIFWSLAAFACVCGLGVLVDMPETLAEDRRDREPAASILPRYAEVFSDRRFLGYAVPSSLALGMIFAYVTSAPSMFLQHFRLSPTQFNVVFACNAIGLIGAAQVNRRLTRWFDTHAILRGASLVNAAASLMLPVLAWTGAGGFPAFLAMIFVALAMIGLILPNATAAVMAPFPDHAGVASALLGALQFAVGAAAGAAVGMLGDGTPRSMALTMAACATGSLAVSTVVERRRVRSAGLAVAASGS; translated from the coding sequence ATGGCCCACTTCGAAACGTCGGACCGACCCGGACGCGCGGGGGTCGGCCCCGGCCTCCGTTTCCTCATTTTGCTCGGCCTCCTGGACGCCTTCGGCCCGCTCGGGATCGACATGTACCTGCCGGCCTTCCCGGAGATCGCCCGCGACCTCCACGCCGAGGGCGGCCGCGTCGAGCTGACGCTCTCGCTGTTCCTCGCCGGGCTGGCGATCGGCCAGTTGATCTGCGGGCCGATCTCCGACCGGATCGGCCGCCGCAAGCCCCTGCTGTTCGGGGCCGCGGCGTTCGCCCTGGCGTCGGTCGTCTGCGCGTTCACCCGCTCGATCGAGGCCCTGATCGCGGCGCGGTTCGTGATGGGGCTGGCCGGGGCGACCGGCATGGTCGTGGCGCGGGCCGTGGTCCGCGACTCGTTCGAGGAGGCCGACTCGGCGCGGGTGTATTCGATGCTGATGCTGGTGATCGGCGTCGCGCCCATCATCTCGCCGACGCTGGGCGCCTGGGTGATGACGCTGGGGGGCTGGCCGGCCATCTTCTGGTCTCTGGCGGCCTTCGCCTGCGTCTGCGGCCTGGGCGTCCTGGTCGACATGCCCGAGACGCTCGCCGAGGACCGTCGCGACCGCGAGCCGGCGGCCTCGATCCTGCCCCGCTACGCCGAGGTCTTCTCCGACCGCCGGTTCCTCGGCTACGCCGTGCCGTCGAGCCTGGCGCTGGGGATGATCTTCGCCTACGTCACGTCGGCCCCGTCGATGTTCCTCCAGCACTTCCGGCTCTCGCCGACGCAGTTCAACGTCGTCTTCGCCTGCAACGCGATCGGCCTGATCGGCGCGGCGCAGGTCAACCGCCGGCTCACGCGGTGGTTCGACACCCACGCCATCCTCCGGGGCGCGTCGCTGGTGAACGCGGCGGCCAGCCTGATGCTGCCGGTTCTCGCCTGGACCGGCGCCGGGGGCTTCCCCGCCTTCCTGGCGATGATCTTCGTCGCGCTGGCGATGATCGGCCTGATCCTGCCCAACGCCACGGCCGCCGTGATGGCCCCGTTCCCGGACCACGCGGGCGTGGCCTCGGCGCTGCTGGGCGCGCTCCAGTTCGCGGTGGGCGCCGCGGCGGGCGCGGCCGTCGGCATGCTCGGCGACGGCACCCCGCGGTCGATGGCCCTGACGATGGCCGCCTGCGCGACCGGCTCGCTCGCGGTCTCGACCGTCGTCGAGCGCCGACGCGTGCGTTCGGCGGGGCTGGCGGTCGCGGCGAGCGGGTCTTAA
- a CDS encoding Gfo/Idh/MocA family protein, whose protein sequence is MKRRDFLTRSALVGASGSFLGGGAPAIARASEESPNSKVRFACIGVGGKGDSDTNDAGRHGEIVALCDIDEKTLDKMGAKYPNAKKYVDYRKMLEEQGDKIDAVTVSTPDHSHAPAAVMAMRLGKHAFVQKPLTWSIEEARLLRTLAAEKKLCTQMGNQGTAENGLREGADLLRGGAIGRVKEIHVWTNRPVWPQGIAGFKNYPGIPNHVNWYEFLGPAHDRPYHDGYHPFNWRGWLDFGTGALGDMACHTINVAAKGLDLFDPLGAEIVDTSGIVDNQTYPTWSIIKTYFGEREGRAPLSLTWYDGGNNLPNEKRAYKALLNGEDPTGSGLLIVGEKGSFFSKNDYGAEYTLLPRDQYGKDYKKPEPHYTKSPGHFKEFVEAIQSNDPKKAHSNFDYAGRLTETVLLGVVALKVGSRIEWDAEAMKVKNHPDADQFIRRDYRKGFSIHA, encoded by the coding sequence ATGAAACGTCGTGACTTTCTGACCCGATCCGCCCTCGTCGGGGCTTCCGGGAGCTTCCTCGGCGGCGGCGCGCCGGCGATCGCGCGGGCGTCCGAAGAGTCGCCGAACTCGAAGGTCCGCTTCGCCTGCATCGGCGTCGGCGGCAAGGGCGACAGCGACACCAACGACGCCGGCCGTCACGGCGAGATCGTGGCCCTCTGCGACATCGACGAGAAGACGCTCGACAAGATGGGGGCGAAGTACCCCAACGCCAAGAAGTACGTCGACTACCGCAAGATGCTGGAGGAGCAGGGCGACAAGATCGACGCCGTCACCGTCAGCACGCCCGACCACTCGCACGCCCCGGCCGCCGTCATGGCCATGCGGCTGGGCAAGCACGCCTTCGTCCAGAAGCCCCTGACCTGGTCGATCGAGGAGGCCCGGCTGCTCCGCACCCTGGCCGCCGAGAAGAAGCTCTGCACCCAGATGGGCAACCAGGGGACCGCCGAGAACGGCCTTCGCGAGGGCGCCGACCTGCTCCGCGGCGGGGCCATCGGCCGCGTCAAGGAGATCCACGTCTGGACCAACCGGCCCGTGTGGCCGCAGGGCATCGCCGGGTTCAAGAACTATCCCGGCATCCCCAACCACGTCAACTGGTACGAGTTCCTGGGCCCCGCCCACGACCGCCCCTACCACGACGGCTACCACCCGTTCAACTGGCGCGGCTGGCTCGACTTCGGCACCGGCGCCCTGGGCGACATGGCCTGCCACACCATCAACGTCGCCGCCAAGGGCCTCGACCTCTTCGACCCGCTCGGCGCCGAGATCGTCGACACCTCGGGCATCGTCGACAACCAGACGTACCCCACCTGGTCGATCATCAAGACCTACTTCGGCGAGCGCGAGGGCCGCGCCCCGCTGAGCCTCACCTGGTACGACGGCGGCAACAACCTGCCCAACGAGAAGCGCGCCTACAAGGCCCTCCTCAACGGCGAGGACCCGACCGGCAGCGGCCTGTTGATCGTCGGCGAGAAGGGCTCGTTCTTCTCCAAGAACGACTACGGCGCGGAGTACACGCTCCTGCCGCGCGACCAGTACGGCAAGGACTACAAGAAGCCCGAGCCCCACTACACGAAGTCGCCGGGCCACTTCAAGGAGTTCGTCGAGGCCATCCAGTCCAACGACCCCAAGAAGGCCCACTCGAACTTCGACTACGCCGGCCGGCTCACCGAGACCGTCCTGCTCGGCGTCGTCGCCCTCAAGGTCGGCTCCCGCATCGAGTGGGACGCCGAGGCCATGAAGGTCAAGAACCACCCCGACGCCGACCAGTTCATCCGCCGCGACTACCGCAAGGGCTTCTCGATCCACGCCTGA